One genomic window of Oryctolagus cuniculus chromosome 11, mOryCun1.1, whole genome shotgun sequence includes the following:
- the DDN gene encoding dendrin: MLEGPLFCEGRDSPRELRRADSGSCLWLQRSKLFVMEVKTISCHYSRQVPSRQPMDLQASHWARGPRSRTCRPRPGSPEPSPRRPWASRVLQEATNWRAGPPAEVRAREQEKRKAASQEREAKETERKRRKAGGARRSPPGQPRPEPRNAPRAVQPAGLSGPSRRERLGPAGRAARPSAPPHSETGAAWAGPWGGRRPGPPSYEAHLLLRGAAATAPRRRWDRPPPYVAPPSYEGPHRTLGTKRSPERSQASAASAPAPTPARTEGGSARKRLDPRIYRDVLGAWGLRQGRGLLGGSPGCGAVRARPASGKGAAERGPVLPAAGLHGGSDRRFQATAVAGSPGSGTAPARPAAAPSSPPRPAPRSRHQLEGSREGKEGRREQVWLPRCWMLSPKKQPSRQSQTLPRPWAPGGTGWRESPGHGDGPGPAARRAHTLPRCSRRPAGGEGVFVIDATCVVIRSQYVPTPRAQQVQLLPSEMVRVVGDAPSPPKPGPQQGEGASGSPFRVPRPQLVSLSHRPGEGSEGEGEAEGGKPGDSSSLEERASRILGLPVGEVNLRGAPAQSGRPEHPALGPAAPAGAGCARGSGGAAGPRRAGGGWARAPGPYAGALREAVSRIRRHTAPDSDSDEAEELSAHSGSSDGSDTEAPRASWRNEMTQPAAGNPGPQEGGKRTEMSDSFRELLGAVSQTEEALFGARDPAETPQADRE, encoded by the coding sequence GTGTAGGCCGCGCCCCGGATCCCCCGAGCCGTCGCCCCGCCGGCCCTGGGCTTCCAGGGTGCTGCAGGAAGCCACCAACTGGCGGGCGGGGCCCCCGGCCGAGGTCCGAGCGCGGgagcaagagaaaaggaaagcgGCGTCGCAAGAGCGGGAGGCCAAGGAGACCGAGCGAAAGAGGCGCAAGGCTGGCGGGGCCCGACGGAGCCCCCCGGGCCAACCCCGCCCCGAGCCCCGGAACGCCCCTCGGGCCGTCCAGCCTGCGGGCCTCTCGGGTCCCTCAAGGCGGGAGCGCCTGGGGCCGGCGGGCAGAGCGGCCCGCCCGTCTGCTCCACCGCACAGCGAAACAGGGGCGGCgtgggcggggccctgggggggTCGGCGGCCAGGACCCCCTAGCTACGAGGCTCACCTGCTACTGAGAGGCGCCGCCGCGACGGCCCCACGACGCCGCTGGGACCGGCCGCCGCCCTACGTGGCTCCACCTTCCTATGAGGGTCCCCATAGGACCTTAGGGACGAAGCGAAGCCCGGAGCGCTCTCAGGCGTCGGCCGCGTCTGCCCCAGCTCCGACCCCGgccaggacagagggagggagcgcCAGGAAGAGGCTGGATCCTCGGATTTACCGGGACGTCCTCGGGGCCTGGGGTCTCCGGCAGGGCCGGGGTCTGCTCGGGGGATCTCCAGGCTGCGGAGCTGTCCGAGCAAGGCCGGCGTCTGGCAAAGGCGCCGCAGAGAGAGGGCCCGTCCTGCCTGCCGCCGGCCTGCACGGCGGGAGCGACCGCCGCTTCCAAGCCACCGCCGTGGCTGGGAGCCCGGGCAGCGGGACAGCTCCTGCGAGGCCTGCAGCTGCGCCCTCCAGCCCCCCGCGTCCCGCTCCCAGGTCCAGGCACCAGCTCGAGGGCTcgagggaagggaaagaaggaagaagagaacagGTGTGGCTCCCCCGGTGTTGGATGCTCTCCCCTAAAAAGCAGCCGTCCCGGCAGAGCCAGACCCTCCCCCGACCCTGGGCTCCCGGAGGCACCGGCTGGAGGGAGTCCCCGGGTCACGGGGACGGGCCAGGCCCCGCGGCCCGCCGAGCCCACACTCTGCCCCGCTGTTCCCGGCGCCCCGCTGGTGGAGAAGGCGTGTTTGTCATCGACGCCACGTGCGTGGTGATAAGGTCCCAGTACGTTCCGACCCCTCGAGCGCAGCAGGTGCAGCTTCTGCCCTCTGAGATGGTGCGTGTTGTGGGGGATGCTCCCAGCCCTCCCAAGCCCGGTCCGCAGCAAGGCGAGGGTGCTTCGGGCTCGCCCTTCCGTGTCCCGAGGCCTCAGCTGGTGAGCCTTTCACACCGGCCGGGCGAGGggagtgagggtgagggtgaggccGAGGGCGGGAAGCCGGGCGACTCCTCCTCCCTGGAGGAGCGCGCCTCCCGAATCTTAGGGCTCCCGGTCGGCGAAGTGAACCTGCGGGGCGCCCCCGCGCAGTCAGGCCGCCCCGAGCATCCCGCCTTGGGCCCCGCGGCTCCGGCAGGGGCGGGCTGCGCGCGGGGCtcgggcggggcggcggggccgcGGCGAGCGGGCGGGGGCTGGGCGCGGGCCCCGGGGCCCTACGCGGGGGCCCTGCGGGAAGCCGTGTCCCGCATCCGCCGCCACACCGCCCCGGACTCGGACTCGGATGAAGCTGAGGAGCTCAGCGCCCACAGCGGCTCCTCTGATGGAAGCGACACGGAAGCCCCGCGCGCCTCCTGGCGGAACGAGATGACCCAGCCTGCGGCTGGGAACCCTGGACCCCAGGAAGGTGGGAAGAGAACCGAGATGAGCGACAGCTTCCGGGAGCTTCTGGGTGCCGTCAGCCAAACCGAGGAGGCCCTCTTCGGGGCGAGGGACCCCGCCGAGACCCCACAGGCAGATAGGGAGTAG